From one Halosimplex rubrum genomic stretch:
- a CDS encoding oligosaccharide flippase family protein has product MKFESSTLRLFVGQVGDAVLTIVGLAYFTRTVPQAALGTFFLYQAVVQFVSIPTSFGRGGALIKRLSEGRDQSQYLGTAFVLWAVSSVGIALILWLVRPFVDSYLGDGLTLWLIVGTIVFQFQRMGISTLKGEVRTGDVGVILFVRKLIWVVGGALLITQGLSLLALVVAFVLGNLAGAAVAFHGVSTRPGTPSFTHFRSLYQYWKWAAANHLDSYLYSWADIALLGYFLGPAVVAAYEIAWRISNFSVLLSRAVQETLLPQISSFDAAGRTDEITKRLSTGLFLSLLLVLPIVFGAFVVGSPLLEIVFGTEYGIALTPLLILLVGKIVEAVDGTYKNLLSGVDKPRLRAIAAITSGIANILMNALLIPRFGIAGAAIATTLAFSISTVIILNFVTSEIDLVFPVGQVIGLFVAAIVMTGVTWGLQTVLAVNTVYELATVIVLGGVTYFLTCVSIPATRQPIETVVMNISDIYR; this is encoded by the coding sequence ATGAAATTCGAATCGTCCACGCTACGCCTGTTCGTGGGACAGGTCGGAGACGCGGTGCTGACTATCGTCGGACTCGCCTACTTCACCCGCACCGTCCCTCAGGCGGCTCTTGGGACCTTCTTTCTTTATCAAGCGGTGGTTCAGTTCGTCTCAATCCCGACCAGTTTTGGTCGGGGTGGTGCACTCATCAAGCGTCTGAGCGAGGGGCGTGACCAATCTCAGTATCTCGGCACTGCGTTCGTACTGTGGGCAGTTTCTTCGGTCGGCATCGCGCTCATTCTATGGCTCGTTCGTCCCTTCGTTGATTCGTATTTAGGGGATGGACTCACTCTCTGGCTGATCGTGGGAACCATCGTATTTCAGTTCCAGAGGATGGGTATAAGTACTCTAAAAGGAGAGGTACGAACTGGAGATGTCGGGGTAATACTCTTTGTACGGAAGCTAATCTGGGTAGTCGGCGGCGCGTTACTCATTACACAGGGACTCTCATTGCTCGCTCTTGTCGTCGCGTTCGTCCTCGGGAATCTCGCTGGGGCTGCTGTCGCTTTCCATGGAGTATCTACTCGACCCGGTACGCCGTCGTTTACACACTTCCGCTCACTCTACCAGTACTGGAAGTGGGCCGCAGCGAATCATCTTGACAGTTACCTATACAGCTGGGCGGATATCGCACTTCTCGGATACTTCCTCGGACCTGCAGTGGTTGCTGCCTACGAAATCGCGTGGCGGATCAGCAACTTTTCAGTCCTGCTCAGCAGAGCCGTTCAGGAAACGCTCCTGCCCCAGATCAGTTCGTTTGATGCCGCTGGGCGAACTGACGAGATAACTAAGAGACTCTCTACGGGGCTGTTTCTGTCGCTGCTGCTGGTGCTTCCGATTGTTTTCGGTGCCTTCGTCGTGGGCAGCCCGCTTCTTGAAATCGTGTTCGGAACGGAATACGGTATCGCCCTGACTCCGTTACTGATCTTGCTCGTGGGAAAAATTGTCGAAGCTGTAGACGGAACGTACAAGAATCTACTCTCTGGTGTGGACAAACCCCGATTGCGGGCGATAGCTGCAATCACCAGCGGGATCGCAAATATACTCATGAACGCCCTTCTGATCCCCCGGTTTGGTATCGCCGGCGCCGCGATAGCCACCACACTGGCGTTCAGTATCTCGACGGTCATCATCCTCAATTTCGTAACCTCAGAAATCGATCTCGTATTCCCTGTCGGTCAGGTAATTGGACTCTTCGTGGCTGCGATAGTGATGACCGGCGTGACGTGGGGGTTGCAGACAGTACTTGCTGTCAACACGGTATACGAACTCGCCACCGTTATCGTCCTCGGTGGAGTAACTTATTTCCTCACATGTGTCTCGATCCCCGCGACGCGTCAACCGATCGAGACGGTGGTGATGAATATCTCGGACATCTATCGGTAA